A region from the Drosophila mauritiana strain mau12 chromosome 2L, ASM438214v1, whole genome shotgun sequence genome encodes:
- the LOC117147614 gene encoding receptor-type tyrosine-protein phosphatase kappa has translation MTAATGGVSSGAGGGKTGKHRSRSSARYDDVEKQQRKSRAIVSIPNTIKLSMLNSGLLSFERIKLEARDENNSLSKTIPNGPIDIRHFLKLCDLRRKFPVLYKLEFQTAAKVESNTCRHALKKNNLEKNQNPKCIPYDYNRVVLEKVGGLQDSDYVNASYVDSLLKPNAYIVTQGPVEETVQAYWRMVWQENISAIVMLTKTFDFAKVMCHQYWPPNMEVHEQYGDIFINIVREEQLANFHIRTFRLYKMNEKQEVTDERLILQFHYTEWYSHSCPFSNALLEFRRRVRLVVGNIIKDEDDMRGPILVHCSDGGGRSGVYMSIDANLELAEEEECFNVFGYLKKLRQSRKGLVENVEQYKFIYDTLEEHIICGKTWFPVSELSDRLKAKARRNSGTKMNEYQAEYDQICKQTPRFTIGDCAGGHRADNREKNRDVLCVPPDNFRPYLTSFQGNAFTDYINSVFVDGYTKPREYIVTEWPMKHTLGEFWSLVYDQECSAVVVLCQPPSQSQQYPSFWPNKSKMEKYGPVFSVHYVMSKSYTNIKQWEFKINKKIVSLTEMMAGVKAPTRTVQLFQLTCWPMGHKVPSSTNSLVYLMNMVEIWRNKVDYGPVCVVSPDGRSRAGVYCAANACIEQVIQHGEVDVFQAVKTVRRHRPQLVENMTEYKYCYDLVLHYVLHFLNKKE, from the coding sequence ATGACGGCGGCCACGGGTGGTGTGAGTAGCGGGGCGGGGGGTGGTAAGACTGGAAAGCACAGGTCGAGGTCATCTGCCCGCTACGACGATGTGGAAAAGCAGCAGAGGAAAAGCCGAGCCATCGTCTCCATACCGAACACCATCAAACTGAGTATGCTCAACAGCGGTCTACTGTCGTTCGAAAGGATAAAGCTCGAGGCACGCGATGAGAACAACTCGCTGTCGAAGACGATACCCAACGGACCCATCGATATCAGGCATTTTCTCAAGCTCTGCGATCTGCGCAGGAAGTTCCCGGTCCTCTACAAACTGGAGTTCCAAACTGCGGCCAAGGTGGAGAGTAACACCTGTCGGCATGCCTTGAAGAAGAACAACCTGGAGAAGAACCAGAATCCCAAGTGCATTCCCTACGACTACAATCGGGTGGTGCTGGAGAAGGTGGGTGGCCTGCAGGACTCGGACTATGTCAATGCTTCCTATGTGGACAGCCTGCTCAAGCCGAACGCGTACATAGTGACCCAGGGTCCTGTCGAGGAGACGGTCCAGGCCTACTGGCGAATGGTTTGGCAGGAGAACATCAGTGCCATTGTGATGCTGACGAAGACCTTCGACTTCGCCAAGGTAATGTGCCACCAGTACTGGCCACCCAACATGGAGGTTCACGAGCAGTACGGCGATATCTTCATCAATATCGTACGGGAGGAGCAACTGGCCAATTTCCATATACGAACCTTCAGGCTCTACAAGATGAACGAAAAGCAGGAGGTGACCGACGAGAGGTTGATCCTGCAGTTCCACTACACTGAATGGTACTCACACTCGTGTCCATTTTCCAATGCCCTGCTAGAGTTCCGGAGGAGAGTCCGCCTGGTCGTGGGCAACATCATCAAGGATGAGGACGACATGAGGGGTCCTATTCTGGTGCACTGCAGCGATGGCGGCGGCAGATCGGGAGTCTATATGTCCATCGATGCCAACCTGGAgctggcggaggaggaggagtgttTCAATGTCTTCGGCTACCTCAAGAAGTTAAGGCAATCGCGGAAGGGTCTGGTGGAGAATGTGGAGCAATATAAGTTCATATACGACACCCTGGAGGAGCACATCATTTGCGGCAAGACCTGGTTCCCGGTCTCGGAACTTTCCGATCGCTTGAAGGCCAAGGCCAGGAGAAATTCGGGCACGAAAATGAACGAATATCAGGCGGAGTACGATCAGATATGCAAGCAAACACCACGATTCACCATAGGCGATTGCGCCGGCGGTCACCGAGCGGATAATCGCGAGAAGAACAGGGATGTCCTGTGCGTCCCGCCCGATAACTTCCGGCCCTACCTGACCTCCTTCCAGGGCAATGCCTTTACGGACTACATAAACTCGGTGTTCGTGGACGGGTATACCAAGCCCAGGGAGTACATAGTCACAGAATGGCCCATGAAGCATACGCTGGGTGAGTTCTGGTCCCTGGTCTACGACCAGGAGTGCTCGGCCGTTGTGGTCCTGTGCCAGCCGCCCTCGCAATCGCAGCAGTATCCCTCGTTCTGGCCCAACAAATCGAAGATGGAGAAGTACGGACCGGTGTTCTCCGTGCACTATGTGATGTCCAAGAGCTATACGAACATCAAGCAGTGGGAGTTCAAGATCAACAAGAAGATCGTCTCGCTGACCGAAATGATGGCCGGGGTGAAGGCCCCGACACGAACCGTCCAACTGTTCCAGCTTACCTGCTGGCCCATGGGTCACAAGGTGCCCAGCTCGACGAACTCGCTGGTCTACCTGATGAACATGGTCGAGATCTGGCGGAACAAGGTCGACTACGGGCCTGTGTGCGTTGTCTCGCCCGATGGTCGCAGTCGTGCCGGTGTTTACTGTGCCGCGAATGCGTGCATCGAGCAGGTCATCCAGCACGGCGAGGTCGATGTCTTCCAGGCGGTGAAGACTGTGCGCCGGCATCGTCCTCAGCTAGTCGAGAATATGACCGAGTACAAGTACTGCTACGATCTGGTGCTCCACTACGTCCTCCACTTCCTCAACAAGAAGGAGTGA